In a single window of the Gossypium hirsutum isolate 1008001.06 chromosome A13, Gossypium_hirsutum_v2.1, whole genome shotgun sequence genome:
- the LOC107919884 gene encoding DEAD-box ATP-dependent RNA helicase 10: MAEEEKEEMKSFKDLGLCEELVEACDSLGWKYPTKIQVEAIPHALEGKDLIGLAQTGSGKTGAFALPILHALLESHSKQGYKSAPVFFALVLSPTRELAIQIAEQFEALGSGISLKCAVLVGGVDIMQQQIALGKRPHIIVGTPGRLVDHLTNTKGFSLRMLKFLVLDEADRLLNEDFEKALDDILNVIPRDRHTYLFSATMTKKVKKLQRACLRNPVKIEAASKYSTVDTLKQQYRFIPAKYKDCYLVYILTEMSGCTSMVFTRTCDATRLLAFILRNLNIRAIPISGQMTQAKRLGALNKFKSGECNVLVCTDVASRGLDIPSVDMVINYDIPTNSKDYIHRVGRTARAGRSGVAISLVNQYELEWYLQIEKLIGKKLSEYPAQEEEVLQYLESVTEAKRLSQMKLKEIGGTKKRRGGDDDDEDIERYLGVKGKSSKKVKRK; this comes from the exons ATGGCTGAGGAAGAGAAGGAAGAGATGAAATCGTTCAAAGATTTAGGTTTATGCGAGGAATTAGTTGAAGCCTGCGACAGTTTAGGTTGGAAATATCCTACCAAAATCCAAGTAGAAGCCATTCCACATGCTCTCGAAG GGAAGGATTTGATTGGGCTTGCCCAAACGGGTTCCGGTAAAACGGGGGCGTTTGCTCTTCCCATACTTCATGCGCTTTTGGAAAGCCATTCGAAACAAGGATATAAATCCGCGCCTGTGTTTTTTGCTTTGGTGCTTTCCCCAACACG GGAGCTTGCAATCCAAATTGCTGAACAGTTTGAAGCTTTAGGATCTGGGATTAGTTTAAAATGTGCTGTG CTTGTTGGAGGGGTGGACATAATGCAACAACAAATTGCCCTTGGGAAGCGGCCACACATTATT GTTGGAACTCCTGGACGCCTTGTGGATCACCTAACCAATACTAAAGGTTTTTCTCTTCGTATGCTAAAATTTTTG GTCCTAGACGAGGCAGATAGGTTGCTGAATGAGGATTTTGAGAAAGCACTTGACGATATTTTGAATGTTATTCCTCGGGATAGGCACACGTATTTGTTTTCAGCAACCATGACCAAAAAG GTGAAGAAGCTGCAAAGGGCATGTCTGAGAAATCCTGTGAAG ATTGAAGCTGCCTCAAAATATTCTACTGTTGACACATTGAAGCAGCAATACCGGTTTATACCTGCGAAGTACAAG GATTGCTATCTTGTTTATATTTTGACTGAGATGTCTGGATGTACATCTATGGTTTTCACTCGAACTTGTGATGCAACTCGCCTTTTGGCTTTTATTCTTCGGAATCTTAATATAAGGGCCATTCCTATTAGCGGTCAAATGACTCAG GCAAAGAGGCTAGGAGCCTTGAATAAGTTCAAGTCTGGGGAGTGTAATGTTCTTGTCTGCACTGACGTTGCTAGTAGAGGACTGGACATCCCATCTGTTGATATGGTTATTAATTATGATATCCCTACAAACTCTAAG GATTACATCCATCGTGTGGGTAGAACAGCTCGTGCTGGAAGATCTGGTGTTGCTATTTCACTAGTCAATCAGTATGAGCTGGAGTGGTATCTTCAGATAGAAAAGCTTATTG GCAAAAAGTTATCCGAGTATCCTGCTCAAGAAGAGGAAGTCTTGCAGTACTTAGAAAGTGTCACAGAAGCCAAGAGACTATCACAGATG AAACTTAAAGAAATTGGAGGCACAAAAAAGAGGAGGGGcggagatgatgatgatgaggatATAGAGAGATATCTAGGCGTCAAAGGCAAGTCCTCCAAGAAAGTTAAGAGAAAATGA
- the LOC107919883 gene encoding pentatricopeptide repeat-containing protein At3g24000, mitochondrial: MYSRFALVDCARYLFDSLSVRNAASWNTMMSGLVRVGLYGDVMLLFRETQNFSVRPSGFLVSSLIAACDRSGCMFGEGIQVHGFAIKVGLLYDVFVGSCLLHFYGAYKRVFDAQRIFEEMPERNVVSWTSLMFGYLDNGDFENVMYLYQEMRKEEISCNENTFATVIAACSSLEDELLGLKVLAHAVKSGFETKVSVANSLINMLGSLGSLKEAYYVFSHMDERDTISWNSIISAHVQNGLFGESMRFFHLMRHVHKKINSTTLATLLSICSSVDNLKWGKGIHNLVIKLGLDSNVCTCNSLLGMYSEGGRLDDADFVFKEMPERDLISWNSMMTCYVRGGRSLDVLKLLNEMLQMKKAINYVTFMSALAACSNSEFIAEGKIVHALVILSRLHENLAVGNASITMYAKSGTMVEAKKVFQMMPKRNQVTWNALIGGLAENEEPDEAVKAFQLMREEGIKADYITLSNVLGACLTPDDLLKHGLPIHAHIVLIGFESNSYVQNSLITMYAKCGDLQSSECIFDGLLNKNTISWNAIIAANAHHGLEEEVLKCIVKMKNAGIDLDQFSFSEGLAAAAKLAVLEEGQQLHCLAVKHGLDLDPFVTNAAMDMYGKCAEMDDMLRILPQPLNRSRLSWNILISAFARHGYFQKARETFNEMLEMGLKPDHVTFVSLLSACSHGGLVDEGLAYYAAMSKEFNVPPGIKHCVCIIDLLGRSGRLIEAETFINEMPVPPDALVWRTLLASCKIHGNLELGKKAAEHLFKLDPSDDSAYVLYSNICATTGKWDAVEDVRRQMGSYNIKKKPACSWVKLRDQVVLFGMGDQTHPQTSEIYAKLGELRKFIKEAGYVTDTSFALQDTDEEQKEHNLWNHSERLALAFGLINTPNGSTIKVFKNLRVCGDCHSVYKFVSGIIRRKIILRDPYRFHHFSGGQCSCCDYW; the protein is encoded by the coding sequence ATGTACTCAAGGTTTGCTCTTGTTGATTGCGCTCGTTACCTGTTCGATAGTTTGTCTGTTAGAAATGCTGCTTCTTGGAACACTATGATGTCGGGGCTTGTTCGCGTTGGTTTATATGGGGACGTGATGCTTTTGTTTCGTGAAACGCAGAATTTTAGTGTTAGGCCTTCTGGGTTTCTTGTTTCAAGCTTGATAGCTGCTTGTGATAGGTCGGGTTGTATGTTCGGTGAAGGAATTCAAGTTCATGGTTTTGCTATTAAAGTTGGTTTGTTATATGATGTGTTTGTGGGAAGCTGTTTATTGCATTTTTATGGAGCTTACAAGAGAGTTTTTGATGCTCAAAGGATCTTTGAGGAGATGCCTGAGAGGAATGTAGTTTCTTGGACTTCATTAATGTTTGGATATTTAGATAATGGAGATTTCGAGAATGttatgtatttatatcaggaaATGAGGAAAGAGGAGATTAGTTGTAATGAGAACACATTTGCGACTGTGATAGCTGCTTGTTCTTCGCTTGAAGATGAATTATTGGGTCTTAAAGTTCTTGCTCATGCTGTAAAATCTGGTTTTGAAACTAAAGTATCTGTTGCTAACTCTCTTATAAATATGCTTGGTAGTTTAGGGAGTCTAAAAGAGGCCTATTATGTTTTTAGTCACATGGATGAACGTGACACAATCTCTTGGAACTCAATAATTTCTGCACATGTTCAGAATGGACTTTTTGGAGAATCAATGAGGTTCTTTCATTTGATGCGTCATgttcataagaaaataaattctacTACTCTTGCAACTCTGCTTTCGATCTGCAGCTCTGTGGATAATTTAAAATGGGGAAAAGGAATTCACAATCTAGTCATTAAGTTGGGACTGGATTCAAATGTTTGTACATGCAATTCGCTTTTAGGTATGTATTCTGAGGGTGGAAGGTTGGATGATGCAGACTTTGTCTTTAAAGAAATGCCAGAGAGGGATTTaatttcttggaattccatgATGACCTGCTATGTTAGAGGTGGGAGGAGCCTGGATGTCCTAAAATTATTGAACGAAATGCTTCAAATGAAAAAAGCAATTAACTATGTGACTTTTATGAGTGCATTGGCAGCTTGCTCAAACTCTGAGTTTATTGCTGAAGGAAAGATTGTGCATGCTCTTGTAATTCTTTCACGTCTGCATGAGAACTTGGCTGTTGGAAATGCATCTATTACAATGTATGCAAAGTCTGGTACGATGGTTGAAGCAAAAAAGGTTTTCCAGATGATGCCAAAGCGAAATCAAGTAACTTGGAATGCTCTCATTGGTGGCCTTGCAGAGAATGAAGAACCTGATGAAGCAGTAAAAGCCTTTCAGTTGATGAGAGAAGAAGGTATAAAAGCAGACTACATTACATTGTCAAATGTTCTGGGTGCTTGCTTGACCCCTGATGACTTATTGAAACATGGGTTGCCCATTCATGCACATATTGTCTTAATAGGATTTGAATCAAATAGTTATGTGCAGAATTCTCTTATCACAATGTATGCCAAGTGTGGTGATCTCCAATCAAGCGAATGCATCTTTGATGGATTGCTCAATAAGAACACAATCTCATGGAATGCAATTATTGCTGCAAATGCTCATCATGGTCTTGAGGAAGAGGTCTTAAAATGTATTGTAAAGATGAAAAATGCTGGTATAGATTTAGATCAATTTAGCTTCTCTGAAGGTCTTGCTGCTGCAGCTAAGTTGGCTGTTTTGGAGGAAGGCCAACAACTCCACTGTTTGGCAGTCAAACATGGACTTGACTTGGATCCTTTTGTTACGAATGCTGCAATGGATATGTATGGAAAATGTGCAGAAATGGATGACATGTTAAGAATACTTCCCCAACCACTCAATAGATCACGATTATCATGGAACATACTGATATCAGCTTTTGCCAGACATGGCTATTTCCAGAAGGCGAGAGAAACTTTCAATGAAATGCTAGAAATGGGGCTGAAGCCTGACCATGTTACCTTTGTCTCTCTTCTTTCTGCTTGCAGTCACGGGGGCCTGGTGGATGAAGGTCTTGCGTATTATGCTGCAATGAGCAAAGAGTTTAATGTCCCACCAGGAATAAAGCattgtgtatgtataattgatcTTCTTGGACGATCAGGAAGGCTTATTGAGGCTGAAACTTTTATCAACGAAATGCCTGTCCCACCTGATGCCCTTGTCTGGCGGACCTTGTTGGCTTCATGTAAAATCCATGGCAATTTGGAACTTGGGAAGAAAGCTGCAGAGCATCTTTTTAAATTAGATCCATCAGATGATTCAGCTTATGTTCTATATTCTAATATTTGTGCAACTACTGGAAAATGGGATGCCGTAGAGGATGTAAGGAGACAAATGGGGTCATATAACATAAAGAAGAAACCTGCGTGCAGTTGGGTGAAGTTGAGGGACCAGGTGGTTTTGTTTGGAATGGGGGACCAAACGCATCCTCAGACCAGTGAAATATATGCAAAGTTGGGAGAGCTTAGAAAGTTTATTAAAGAAGCAGGTTATGTTACTGACACTAGCTTTGCTTTGCAAGATACGGATGAAGAACAAAAGGAGCATAATCTTTGGAACCACAGTGAGAGACTTGCCCTTGCATTTGGATTAATTAATACTCCAAATGGTTCAACTATTAAAGTTTTCAAGAACCTTCGTGTTTGTGGTGATTGTCATTCTGTTTACAAGTTTGTCAGTGGAATAATAaggagaaaaattattttaagggaTCCTTACCGGTTCCACCATTTTAGTGGTGGCCAATGTTCTTGTTGTGACTACTGGTGA
- the LOC107919885 gene encoding style cell-cycle inhibitor 1-A, producing MGSDRKEMRSKKRSKFSSSGSEDEGRDKRQRRGEEEEEERKSRKKNDKKEKRKDKKSHKHSSHKEKKLKEKHKSKHHKGDRHSKHGFQELSNDDYFSKNNEFATWLKEEKRVFFSDLSSESARELFADFVKDWNNQKLGSQYYEGIASGPRTAHNWKIKQ from the exons ATGGGAAGCGATAGGAAGGAAATGAGAAGCAAGAAACGatcaaaattttcttcttctGGTTCTGAAG ATGAAGGAAGGGATAAAAGGCAAAGGAGAggcgaagaagaggaagaggagaGGAAAAGCAGGAAGAAGAAtgataagaaagaaaaaaggaaagataaGAAATCTCACAAGCACTCTTCTCATAAag AgaaaaagttgaaggaaaagCACAAAAGTAAACATCATAAAGGTGACCGCCACTCG AAACATGGGTTCCAAGAGCTATCCAATGATGACTATTTTTCAAAGAATAATGAATTTGCTACATGGCTGAAAGAAGAGAAACGTGTGTTTTTCTCTGATCTTTCATCCGAGTCTGCTCGGGAATTATTTGCAGACTTTGTTAAAGACTGGAATAACCAGAAACTCGGATCTCAATACTATGAAGGCATTGCAAGTGGGCCACGGACTGCACATAACTGGAAAATCAAACAGTAG